The following proteins are encoded in a genomic region of Nitrospiraceae bacterium:
- a CDS encoding DUF3015 domain-containing protein translates to MKLVAMVVLTLVFISTSISQALAMNPDNGPGCGLGKLAWSDFKRPKNIGPQVLMATTNGTFGSQTFGISTGTSGCTNDGKVWAEERADVFVAATFDSLTAEMAKGEGEHLASLATMMGVPAEQHPQFFALAQARYQELVRAGDTSPAAMIKALSAAMVNHQVLAQVIATH, encoded by the coding sequence ATGAAGCTCGTCGCGATGGTTGTTCTGACACTCGTTTTCATCAGCACGTCTATCTCTCAAGCTCTCGCCATGAATCCTGACAACGGACCAGGATGCGGTCTCGGCAAGCTGGCGTGGTCGGATTTTAAGCGGCCCAAGAATATTGGTCCACAAGTGCTTATGGCGACGACCAACGGCACCTTCGGCAGCCAGACGTTCGGGATCTCCACCGGCACGTCCGGTTGCACGAACGACGGAAAAGTGTGGGCGGAGGAACGGGCCGATGTGTTTGTCGCCGCAACCTTCGACAGTCTCACGGCCGAAATGGCTAAAGGAGAAGGAGAGCATTTGGCGTCGTTGGCGACGATGATGGGTGTGCCGGCAGAGCAGCATCCGCAGTTTTTTGCTCTGGCTCAAGCACGGTATCAGGAACTCGTTCGTGCAGGAGACACTTCACCGGCGGCGATGATCAAAGCGCTCAGCGCTGCGATGGTCAACCACCAAGTGCTCGCGCAAGTCATCGCGACTCACTAG
- a CDS encoding M48 family metallopeptidase codes for MTFQANALCFGADFPATGVPCHVEVSSRGLMFKIQDHPLQPDEATVPFSSLTLSSGGLDHDQLVVKWGKGQSTRTLYTKDAVLIRAFREAAPPELTHHFEAAATKVRQARTHRRRMWGIVVGSLGAIALLLWLGSDWLVDFAVSRIPVEWEQKLGESAYRDFLAKQDVLKEGPAVVAVNEMTQRLTNQVVDNPYAFEITVVKSDVVNAFALPGGYIVVFTGLMKKAESGEEVAGVLSHEFNHVLQRHGLERIVKTLGLMAVVTILVGDPQGLAGLMKQVGLELVTLKFGRAQEIEADLKGVQLLQRAKIDPDGMIRFFERLSEKDQGRMEWLSTHPMSTVRAERLKAELTSLPKMAPEPFTFDWKQIQESLGVQPVAAP; via the coding sequence GCCAACGCCCTCTGCTTCGGTGCTGACTTTCCCGCGACCGGTGTGCCCTGTCACGTCGAAGTCTCATCGCGCGGCCTCATGTTCAAGATCCAAGACCACCCACTCCAACCTGATGAGGCCACGGTGCCCTTCTCGTCGCTGACATTGTCCTCTGGCGGACTCGATCATGATCAACTGGTGGTGAAATGGGGAAAGGGACAATCGACTCGGACGCTGTACACAAAGGACGCGGTCCTTATCAGGGCATTTCGAGAAGCGGCGCCGCCCGAACTGACCCATCACTTTGAAGCCGCGGCGACCAAGGTTCGGCAGGCTCGCACCCACCGACGGAGGATGTGGGGGATTGTTGTCGGCTCGCTGGGAGCGATCGCGCTGCTTCTCTGGCTGGGTTCCGATTGGCTCGTCGATTTCGCGGTGAGTCGCATTCCCGTGGAGTGGGAACAGAAACTCGGGGAATCGGCCTATCGCGATTTTCTCGCAAAACAGGACGTGCTCAAAGAAGGGCCGGCCGTTGTTGCGGTCAACGAAATGACCCAACGACTGACAAACCAAGTGGTCGACAATCCGTACGCGTTTGAGATCACGGTCGTGAAGAGCGACGTGGTCAATGCCTTTGCATTGCCGGGCGGCTATATCGTCGTCTTTACAGGTCTTATGAAAAAGGCCGAGAGCGGCGAAGAAGTCGCTGGCGTGCTCAGCCACGAATTCAATCACGTCTTGCAGCGACACGGCCTTGAGCGCATCGTGAAAACGCTAGGCCTTATGGCGGTCGTGACAATCCTTGTCGGCGATCCGCAGGGGTTAGCAGGCCTGATGAAACAGGTCGGTCTCGAACTGGTGACGCTGAAGTTCGGCCGGGCACAGGAAATTGAAGCCGACCTGAAAGGGGTGCAACTTCTTCAACGGGCGAAGATCGATCCAGACGGCATGATTCGATTCTTTGAGCGACTGTCGGAAAAAGACCAGGGCCGAATGGAATGGCTCTCGACGCATCCGATGAGTACGGTCCGTGCCGAACGGCTCAAGGCCGAACTGACATCTCTGCCAAAGATGGCCCCGGAGCCGTTTACGTTCGATTGGAAGCAGATTCAAGAGTCCTTGGGTGTTCAACCGGTCGCCGCGCCATGA
- a CDS encoding DUF3015 domain-containing protein encodes MLKKLFMLSVAVLFVGTQVGLAMAANPDTGPGCGLGKLAWSDYKGQKEIAPQVMMATTNGTFGSNTFGISSGTSGCTNDGKVMGDSKTIMFAELNFDNLSQEMAQGQGEHLASLATLMGIPAEHQGAFFAMTQERYTSLVKAGETSPVAMVKALNEAVAGNPVLAKASAQ; translated from the coding sequence ATGTTGAAGAAACTGTTCATGCTTTCAGTGGCGGTGCTGTTTGTCGGGACGCAGGTTGGTCTCGCGATGGCGGCCAATCCGGATACAGGACCAGGCTGCGGCCTTGGCAAGCTTGCCTGGAGCGATTATAAGGGACAGAAGGAAATCGCACCACAAGTGATGATGGCGACCACCAACGGTACCTTCGGCAGTAATACCTTCGGGATCAGCAGCGGAACCTCCGGCTGCACCAATGACGGCAAGGTCATGGGCGACAGCAAGACGATCATGTTCGCTGAATTGAACTTCGACAACTTGTCACAAGAAATGGCCCAGGGCCAGGGTGAACACCTTGCCTCACTGGCGACTCTGATGGGCATTCCAGCTGAACACCAAGGCGCTTTCTTTGCGATGACACAGGAGCGCTACACCTCTCTGGTGAAAGCTGGCGAAACGTCCCCGGTGGCGATGGTCAAGGCATTGAATGAGGCTGTGGCGGGCAATCCGGTCCTCGCCAAAGCTTCTGCTCAATAA
- a CDS encoding metallophosphoesterase family protein yields MKQREAVRIGVIADTHGLYDPAVREHFSGVVAIVHAGDIGDRAVIQSLKRIAPVVAVSGNVDEYERSGFPRQIVIRRSGKTIAVRHVLFEKGKLTEDATRWLNEEQPDVCIFGHSHRPTIERYGRTLLFNPGSAGPRRFTLPRAIGILTITGDCVVPAHVQLDNKPRGGDKEKEKRSVIAANSSRSGGRSI; encoded by the coding sequence ATGAAGCAACGCGAAGCCGTTCGCATCGGAGTCATTGCCGATACGCATGGACTCTATGATCCAGCGGTCCGTGAACATTTTTCTGGCGTAGTGGCGATTGTGCACGCGGGAGACATCGGTGATCGAGCAGTGATTCAGTCCCTCAAAAGGATTGCTCCGGTGGTCGCCGTATCGGGGAACGTTGACGAGTATGAGCGGAGCGGATTTCCTCGACAGATCGTGATCCGTCGCAGTGGCAAGACTATCGCTGTGCGCCACGTGCTGTTTGAAAAAGGAAAACTAACGGAAGACGCGACAAGGTGGCTGAATGAGGAGCAGCCAGATGTGTGTATCTTCGGCCATAGCCATCGTCCGACGATCGAACGGTACGGGCGCACACTCCTCTTCAACCCAGGATCGGCCGGCCCTCGACGGTTTACCCTTCCTCGGGCGATCGGGATTCTGACGATTACCGGCGATTGTGTCGTTCCGGCGCACGTCCAACTGGATAACAAGCCAAGAGGTGGAGACAAAGAGAAGGAGAAGCGGTCTGTAATTGCAGCGAATTCTTCACGAAGTGGGGGAAGAAGTATATGA